In Pseudoalteromonas marina, a genomic segment contains:
- the ccoG gene encoding cytochrome c oxidase accessory protein CcoG, with the protein MKFDIKEQDMIIKPYNSGPIYIREQKGFFQRIRRNLGWLLMLTFIAIPWIQYNGQQAVLLDVATQTFTIFGLTLLPQDFMILAMLFMVGAFALFFVTNWLGRVWCGYTCPQTIWMLMFTWVEQRIEGTRNQRIKLDKSKWTFSTWRKKIAKHSAWIVISVLTATSFMAYFIPAKNLYLDMLSFDWSGITTFWVLFFAGCTYGNAGFLREKMCTIACPYSRFQSVMFDKDTLVVTYDAERGENRGPRKRKADPKLLNLGDCVDCNLCVEVCPAGIDIRNGLQYECINCGLCIDACDDTMNKFGYDKGLIKYASEKQMEGKKTNPFRLKLVGYGTLTALLILSMFAWMMQRTPIEASVLRDRNALYRVNYEGLVENPYTLTIINKTQQSMHYTIAIEGLPGATLKSPKATLVQPGLMKKIPVTVTADGYDIKQKVSKLRFVVTAQEDASITITKDSQFYKN; encoded by the coding sequence ATGAAGTTTGATATTAAAGAGCAAGACATGATCATTAAGCCCTATAACTCAGGGCCAATTTATATTCGCGAGCAAAAAGGCTTTTTTCAACGTATACGCCGTAATTTAGGCTGGTTGCTAATGTTAACGTTTATTGCCATTCCATGGATTCAATATAACGGTCAGCAGGCTGTACTGTTAGATGTCGCAACACAAACCTTTACTATTTTTGGATTAACACTTCTTCCTCAAGACTTTATGATTTTAGCCATGCTTTTTATGGTGGGGGCCTTTGCGTTATTTTTTGTTACTAATTGGCTTGGCCGAGTTTGGTGCGGTTACACGTGCCCGCAAACAATATGGATGTTGATGTTTACATGGGTTGAGCAACGAATAGAAGGTACACGCAATCAGCGCATTAAATTAGATAAGTCAAAATGGACATTTAGCACGTGGCGTAAAAAAATAGCTAAACACAGCGCGTGGATAGTTATTTCGGTTTTAACAGCGACCTCATTTATGGCGTATTTTATTCCGGCTAAAAATTTATACTTAGACATGCTTTCGTTTGATTGGTCTGGCATTACCACATTTTGGGTGCTTTTTTTTGCTGGGTGTACGTACGGTAATGCTGGTTTTTTAAGAGAAAAAATGTGCACCATTGCATGCCCGTATTCTCGTTTTCAGTCAGTGATGTTTGATAAAGATACCTTAGTTGTTACTTATGATGCTGAACGAGGAGAAAACCGTGGACCACGTAAGCGTAAAGCTGATCCAAAGTTATTAAACCTAGGCGATTGTGTAGACTGTAATTTATGTGTGGAGGTATGCCCTGCGGGTATTGATATAAGAAATGGCTTGCAATATGAGTGCATAAACTGTGGTTTATGTATTGATGCCTGCGATGACACAATGAATAAGTTTGGCTACGACAAAGGCTTAATTAAATACGCGAGTGAAAAACAAATGGAAGGTAAAAAAACCAACCCATTTAGATTAAAGCTTGTTGGCTATGGCACGTTAACTGCCTTACTTATCCTATCGATGTTTGCATGGATGATGCAGCGTACACCCATAGAGGCCTCAGTGCTTCGTGATAGAAACGCACTCTACAGAGTAAATTATGAGGGCCTAGTTGAAAACCCATACACACTAACCATTATTAACAAAACACAGCAATCAATGCACTACACAATCGCTATTGAGGGGTTACCTGGGGCAACGCTTAAAAGTCCAAAGGCAACACTCGTACAACCTGGTTTAATGAAAAAAATACCGGTTACGGTTACCGCTGATGGTTACGATATTAAACAAAAAGTAAGTAAATTAAGATTTGTAGTTACCGCGCAGGAAGATGCGAGTATTACCATCACCAAGGACAGTCAGTTTTATAAAAACTAA
- a CDS encoding sigma-54 interaction domain-containing protein has protein sequence MIKQFLNDPKLLLNAVGEGIYGFDLSGNAVFVNPAAERMTGWKTEELLGKKIHQYHHHTRADGTPYPADECQIYCTMFDGKRREVNNEVFWRKDGSSFAVEYTSTPVYRKNQLIGAVAIFRDISQQQQTQNDLQNALKKIKQLSEQLKDENSYLIAELNQDWQDSGLVGQSHVFQTMLEQIKLVSETDTTVLILGENGTGKELVARNLYRLSKRSKHAFIKVNCAAFTPSLLESELFGHEKGAFTGANERRKGRFELADKGTLFLDEIAELPLESQSKLLRVLQEQEFERVGGSQTLSVNIRVIAATNRDLWQMVQKGSFRIDLYYRLNVFPIKVPALRERKEDIPYLCSNLIQQLNKRLGKQLKGLSKKAVTKLQAYDWPGNIRELQNVLEREAILSKQSVLQLNQPLNGDTTQNVDESLTLDEAQRLHISRVLTLCNGQISGSKGAALKLGLPESTLRSKMRKLGINK, from the coding sequence ATGATAAAGCAATTTTTAAACGATCCAAAGTTATTACTTAATGCCGTGGGTGAGGGAATTTACGGATTCGACTTGTCTGGAAACGCTGTATTTGTAAACCCAGCAGCAGAGCGCATGACAGGGTGGAAGACAGAGGAGCTACTAGGAAAAAAAATACACCAATATCATCACCATACTCGTGCCGATGGCACGCCTTACCCTGCAGATGAGTGTCAAATTTACTGTACCATGTTTGATGGTAAACGCCGTGAAGTTAACAATGAAGTGTTTTGGCGCAAAGACGGTAGCTCGTTTGCTGTTGAATATACATCCACCCCAGTGTATCGAAAAAATCAACTTATTGGTGCCGTTGCTATATTTCGTGATATATCGCAGCAGCAACAAACCCAAAATGATTTACAAAACGCACTTAAAAAAATAAAGCAGCTGAGTGAGCAGTTAAAAGACGAGAATAGCTATTTAATAGCAGAGTTAAATCAGGACTGGCAAGACTCTGGGCTGGTAGGGCAAAGCCATGTGTTCCAAACCATGTTAGAGCAAATCAAATTAGTGAGTGAAACCGACACTACCGTGCTTATTCTGGGAGAAAATGGCACAGGTAAAGAGCTAGTAGCACGCAATTTATATAGGTTAAGCAAACGCAGCAAGCATGCCTTTATTAAAGTAAATTGTGCAGCTTTTACACCGAGCTTATTGGAGTCTGAGCTGTTTGGGCATGAGAAAGGCGCTTTTACTGGGGCTAACGAACGTCGTAAAGGCCGATTTGAACTGGCCGATAAAGGCACACTTTTTTTAGATGAAATAGCCGAATTACCTCTAGAATCACAAAGTAAGCTATTAAGAGTGCTACAAGAGCAAGAATTTGAGCGGGTTGGTGGTAGCCAAACCTTAAGTGTAAACATTCGAGTTATAGCGGCTACAAACCGCGATTTGTGGCAAATGGTGCAAAAGGGCAGTTTTAGAATAGATTTATATTATCGACTTAATGTATTTCCTATTAAAGTACCGGCCCTGAGAGAGCGTAAAGAGGATATTCCTTACTTATGCAGCAACCTCATACAGCAATTAAATAAACGCTTGGGGAAGCAGTTAAAAGGGTTAAGTAAAAAAGCAGTTACTAAGCTTCAAGCCTACGATTGGCCTGGCAACATAAGAGAGCTGCAAAATGTACTGGAGCGAGAAGCCATTTTGTCCAAACAATCTGTTTTACAGCTCAATCAACCACTCAATGGTGACACTACTCAAAATGTTGACGAGTCTCTTACCCTCGATGAGGCGCAAAGGCTTCATATAAGCCGTGTTTTAACACTGTGTAACGGGCAAATTTCGGGAAGTAAAGGTGCTGCACTGAAGTTAGGGTTACCTGAAAGTACACTTCGCTCAAAAATGAGAAAGCTAGGAATTAATAAATAA
- a CDS encoding ABC1 kinase family protein yields the protein MAAPRNVPTSRLSRFAKLGSLATGVAGNMLVDGAKSALTGKGWDNKRLLLQPKNIEKLAVQLSHLRGAAMKLGQLLSMDAGDLLSPELAQLLALLRSDANPMPHKQLVEVLKEQWGDDWLSRFSHIELRPFAAASIGQVHLAYQENGDKLAVKVQYPGIAKSVESDVDNVITLLTLSRLLPKDLDIKPLVNEAKAQLLAEADYLREADYLIRYKNALNGNTHFKVPDVYTSHSTKQVLTMEYVNAEPIESITEQPQSQRSFVAEQLINLFFKEMFEFKLIQTDPNFANFHYQTETQKIVLFDFGATREISTELSSAYLALFKAGSNNCREGVLKAASQIGYFKDDIMDNYKNNVIDLFLMACEPLRHDGEFDFKHSELALKIKNAGLALSAQSQQWHTPPVDALFIHRKLAGLYLIAARLGAKIDVRALFSHFA from the coding sequence ATGGCAGCACCGCGTAACGTGCCCACATCGAGACTTTCTCGTTTTGCAAAATTAGGCTCATTAGCAACAGGCGTTGCGGGTAATATGCTGGTTGATGGCGCTAAAAGTGCACTAACAGGTAAGGGGTGGGATAACAAACGCTTACTTCTGCAGCCTAAAAATATTGAAAAACTTGCTGTGCAGCTCTCCCACTTACGCGGAGCAGCAATGAAATTAGGCCAGCTTCTATCTATGGATGCTGGTGATTTGCTCAGTCCTGAGCTTGCCCAATTACTCGCCTTGTTGCGCTCTGACGCAAATCCAATGCCGCATAAGCAGCTGGTTGAAGTTCTGAAAGAACAATGGGGAGACGACTGGCTTTCTCGTTTTTCTCATATTGAACTCAGACCTTTTGCAGCGGCTTCTATCGGGCAAGTGCATTTAGCGTACCAAGAAAATGGCGATAAGCTCGCAGTTAAAGTTCAGTATCCGGGTATTGCAAAGAGTGTTGAGAGCGACGTAGATAACGTGATTACACTATTAACCCTATCTCGCCTATTGCCAAAAGACCTCGATATTAAACCCCTTGTAAATGAGGCTAAGGCACAATTACTTGCAGAAGCTGATTACCTGCGAGAAGCAGATTATTTAATACGTTACAAAAATGCACTCAACGGTAATACTCACTTTAAAGTGCCTGATGTTTACACTTCGCACAGTACGAAGCAAGTGCTTACAATGGAATATGTAAATGCTGAACCCATAGAGAGCATCACAGAGCAGCCACAAAGCCAACGAAGTTTTGTTGCTGAGCAGCTTATTAATTTATTTTTTAAAGAAATGTTTGAATTTAAACTCATTCAAACGGATCCTAACTTTGCCAATTTTCATTATCAAACAGAGACACAAAAAATCGTTTTATTTGATTTTGGTGCAACGCGAGAAATATCAACTGAGTTGAGTTCAGCGTATTTGGCACTATTTAAAGCAGGTAGCAATAATTGCCGAGAGGGCGTATTAAAAGCAGCATCGCAAATTGGTTATTTTAAAGATGACATTATGGATAATTATAAAAATAACGTAATTGACTTGTTTTTAATGGCGTGCGAACCGCTCAGGCATGATGGTGAATTTGATTTTAAACATAGTGAGTTAGCACTTAAAATTAAGAATGCTGGGCTTGCACTTAGTGCCCAATCACAGCAGTGGCACACTCCACCCGTCGATGCGTTGTTTATACACCGAAAACTAGCCGGTTTGTATTTAATAGCTGCTCGTTTGGGGGCAAAAATTGATGTGCGTGCACTTTTTAGTCATTTCGCATAA
- a CDS encoding DUF1439 domain-containing protein: MRFLLLITTLFLTACNSTQGVSVYSFTNAEVESVLAKELPKLSEKVKLMGLPVQLNVNDLSVDIGPDNRDVVLLGADSSAEINAFALKYPIRLKLQIEGSPFYDSEKKAVFLRNIKLLGSSVDAGGFRGNIGALDDQAMGVINTFLANNPVYTLNMNDPKMMLLSKLPLDMKVSQGAIKLVPKL; encoded by the coding sequence ATGAGATTTTTATTACTTATTACTACGCTTTTTTTAACTGCCTGTAATAGCACGCAAGGTGTATCGGTATATTCATTTACAAATGCTGAAGTAGAAAGCGTATTAGCTAAAGAGTTGCCAAAATTAAGCGAAAAAGTAAAGCTAATGGGATTACCTGTTCAGCTTAACGTTAATGATTTAAGTGTTGATATAGGGCCAGATAATCGTGATGTTGTTTTACTTGGCGCTGACTCTAGCGCAGAGATCAACGCTTTTGCACTTAAGTACCCAATTCGTTTAAAGCTTCAAATAGAGGGCAGCCCATTTTACGATAGCGAGAAAAAAGCAGTGTTTTTGCGTAATATTAAACTACTGGGCTCAAGCGTTGATGCTGGTGGCTTTAGAGGCAACATTGGCGCGCTTGACGATCAAGCAATGGGTGTAATCAATACCTTTTTGGCTAACAACCCTGTATATACGCTGAACATGAACGATCCTAAAATGATGCTATTGAGCAAATTACCGCTCGACATGAAAGTATCGCAAGGTGCAATTAAACTGGTTCCTAAATTATAA
- a CDS encoding DUF349 domain-containing protein translates to MIFKHLFTPKWKHPKQQVRLDAIEKLDTQRDASILNTLALEDSSAEIRRKALQKVNDLPLWWKAYKQDQALKDIAEQQISNAVLNSESTLTPQIKSEYIERFAPVKTLEKLAFAEKELKVRVKLLKRLANPKLVEKAFKEGSEELQKQLVELVINHQLTKPLAKHAKGEAKSTLDTHIENERLTKVMPQEVENSTRVILAKLNALRDKTDFALVNPQAAELMAQWQALELKWLSAERIKSLDEKYIAITSKLDTHIAQLKAEHDKEQQRLALKQRQLLALATLEALSDEIENALQLGLETPEQIQQDWLDAKVAQAKQAIAETELENNGQFKAVITRLETLFSQVAKLPELTTVIAQYKEALTALQKIEPAQSIEQYDDILSAFNQAFKEARGHIAMLDSALQGKFKTELNAHKKQFLVPMNELVKPLEKNQSQAKRKARDVKRLIEEGRFNVAFGVFKGFEELFNTLTARYQQQLENIKAELEQQLADAKDWQKYAAAPKRVALLQEVATLTEQECTDPQQRAEQVKMFRTRWNELGRLDTDEEKQQGVQFDEHIELLFAPCRSYFAEQEKNRNAAKLQRESIITDMHALSTEPTSEEGFDWKQFESQYNKLNKAWRSVGKVDPKTYRVLNDRYKNEQQQVLGLLNAFHKGNAALKNDLVEQAQQLSQSDDLASACQTLKQMQQQWQTIGFAGLKAENALWQKFRQYNDEAFSKRSTEFEQQKLEQNESDKQAAAELAELEAVLEAVEQRAQLHDLETKVKGYAQFRALAPKVATLLKAIDEKVSLLITKSEQANLDALLNALQNNEEIPAQYQAPLKTTLNEEQLVTRMEILANVSSPNASLRMAEQVAMLDDKHRGDHADLNYYLKQLLALSNGSVEPDTLARLKTTLAA, encoded by the coding sequence ATGATCTTTAAGCACCTTTTTACGCCAAAATGGAAACACCCTAAGCAACAGGTACGTCTTGATGCAATTGAAAAGCTAGATACGCAGCGCGATGCAAGTATTTTAAATACACTTGCATTAGAAGACAGCTCTGCAGAAATACGCCGAAAAGCGCTTCAAAAGGTAAATGATTTACCACTTTGGTGGAAAGCCTATAAGCAAGACCAAGCGTTGAAGGATATAGCTGAGCAGCAAATATCTAACGCGGTTTTAAACAGTGAAAGCACACTAACACCGCAAATTAAAAGTGAATATATAGAACGCTTTGCACCTGTAAAAACATTAGAAAAACTAGCGTTTGCAGAGAAAGAACTAAAAGTTCGCGTTAAATTACTTAAGCGTTTAGCAAACCCAAAATTAGTAGAAAAAGCTTTTAAAGAAGGCAGTGAAGAACTACAAAAGCAGCTAGTGGAGTTAGTTATTAACCACCAGCTTACCAAACCACTTGCTAAACATGCTAAAGGGGAGGCGAAAAGCACCCTTGATACGCATATTGAAAATGAGCGTCTGACCAAAGTAATGCCACAAGAAGTTGAAAATTCAACGCGCGTTATTTTAGCAAAACTTAATGCGTTACGTGATAAAACAGACTTTGCGTTGGTAAACCCACAAGCTGCTGAATTAATGGCTCAATGGCAAGCATTAGAGCTTAAATGGTTATCAGCAGAGCGTATAAAATCGCTAGATGAAAAGTACATAGCTATTACCAGCAAGCTTGATACGCACATAGCGCAACTTAAAGCTGAGCACGATAAAGAACAGCAACGCTTAGCATTAAAACAGCGTCAGTTATTGGCATTAGCAACGCTTGAAGCATTAAGTGATGAAATTGAAAATGCGCTTCAATTAGGTTTAGAAACCCCAGAGCAAATTCAACAAGATTGGCTTGACGCTAAAGTAGCCCAAGCAAAACAAGCGATCGCAGAGACTGAGCTTGAAAATAACGGACAGTTTAAAGCGGTAATCACAAGGCTTGAGACTTTATTTTCACAAGTGGCTAAATTACCCGAACTAACAACGGTAATTGCGCAATATAAAGAGGCATTGACCGCCTTACAAAAAATTGAACCAGCGCAAAGCATTGAGCAATATGACGATATTCTGTCAGCGTTTAATCAAGCGTTTAAAGAAGCGCGTGGGCATATAGCTATGCTTGATAGCGCACTGCAAGGCAAGTTTAAAACTGAGTTAAACGCGCATAAAAAGCAGTTTTTAGTACCAATGAATGAGTTAGTTAAACCGCTTGAAAAAAATCAAAGCCAAGCAAAGCGAAAAGCTCGTGATGTTAAGCGCTTAATTGAAGAAGGCCGCTTTAATGTGGCATTTGGTGTATTTAAAGGTTTTGAAGAGCTATTTAATACATTAACAGCACGCTACCAGCAACAGCTTGAAAATATTAAAGCAGAGCTAGAGCAGCAGCTTGCTGACGCAAAAGATTGGCAAAAATACGCCGCTGCACCAAAGCGTGTTGCGTTACTTCAAGAAGTAGCCACGTTAACTGAGCAAGAATGTACCGACCCGCAGCAACGTGCAGAACAAGTAAAAATGTTTCGCACACGTTGGAATGAGCTTGGCCGTTTAGATACAGATGAAGAAAAACAACAAGGTGTTCAGTTTGACGAACATATTGAATTGTTGTTTGCACCTTGTCGTAGTTACTTTGCCGAGCAAGAAAAAAACCGCAATGCAGCGAAGTTGCAACGTGAAAGCATCATTACTGATATGCACGCGCTTAGCACAGAGCCTACTAGCGAAGAAGGCTTTGATTGGAAACAGTTTGAAAGCCAATACAATAAGCTAAATAAAGCATGGCGCAGTGTAGGAAAAGTTGACCCTAAAACATATCGAGTTTTAAATGATCGCTATAAAAATGAGCAACAACAGGTGCTTGGTTTATTAAATGCGTTTCATAAAGGTAATGCTGCGCTTAAAAATGATTTAGTAGAGCAAGCACAGCAATTATCACAAAGTGACGACTTAGCAAGTGCTTGCCAGACGTTAAAGCAAATGCAGCAGCAATGGCAAACAATTGGCTTTGCGGGCTTGAAAGCTGAAAATGCGTTGTGGCAAAAGTTTCGTCAATATAACGATGAAGCATTCAGTAAGCGCAGCACTGAATTTGAGCAACAAAAGCTTGAACAGAATGAGTCAGACAAGCAAGCCGCTGCAGAGCTTGCTGAATTAGAAGCGGTACTAGAGGCGGTTGAACAACGTGCGCAACTTCATGACCTAGAAACGAAGGTAAAGGGTTATGCACAATTCAGAGCGCTTGCGCCAAAAGTGGCTACTTTGCTTAAAGCCATAGATGAAAAAGTGTCATTGCTTATCACTAAATCAGAGCAGGCTAACTTAGATGCTTTACTTAACGCGCTTCAAAATAATGAAGAAATACCTGCTCAGTATCAAGCACCGCTAAAAACAACGCTTAACGAAGAGCAACTTGTAACGCGTATGGAAATTTTAGCAAATGTGAGTTCGCCAAATGCATCACTTAGAATGGCAGAGCAAGTTGCTATGCTTGATGATAAACACCGTGGCGATCATGCTGATTTAAATTATTATTTAAAACAGTTACTCGCGCTCAGTAACGGTTCAGTTGAACCTGACACACTAGCTCGATTAAAGACGACACTTGCAGCTTAA
- a CDS encoding YeaC family protein: MNIDKLVENITPELFERLQYGASTGKWPDGTVLSDEQKQQTVQLVMLYQAKVAQSNEQFTIGANGEMIQKTKAQLQKEFKSDNEIARFSEHDL, translated from the coding sequence ATGAATATCGATAAACTCGTAGAAAATATTACTCCAGAATTATTTGAACGCCTGCAATATGGTGCATCCACTGGCAAATGGCCAGATGGCACTGTGTTATCAGATGAGCAAAAGCAACAAACAGTGCAGTTGGTTATGTTGTATCAAGCAAAGGTGGCTCAATCGAACGAGCAATTTACGATTGGTGCTAATGGTGAAATGATCCAAAAGACAAAAGCGCAACTACAAAAAGAATTCAAATCAGACAACGAAATAGCTAGGTTTAGTGAACATGATCTTTAA
- a CDS encoding alanine/glycine:cation symporter family protein — protein sequence MEAFVSAVNDVVWSNALIYLCLGAGLFYSVLTRFAQVRHFKEMCKLLFSPNTSEKGISSFQALAVSLSGRVGVGNIAGVAAAIGFGGPGAIFWMWVVAFLGASTAFAESTLGQIYKEEENGQYRGGPAYYFDRCLKQKWLAILFAISAVVACGVFLPGVQANAVGNAFTQVFGDGTMVSTSFGDVGSFKLVALAIILIVLAFIIFGGIKRIANFTQIVVPFMALGYIVLALIVVFLHIDRVPDIFAMIISDAFTAQAGFGAAIGWGVKRGIYSNEAGQGTGPHAASAAEVDHPAQQGLVQAFSVYVDTIFVCTATALMILLTQQYNIVGELPAGQFIVQNVDAATEVGSAAFTQMALFSVFGGFGEAFVGIALFFFAFTTILAYYFIAETNIAYLNRYFKGSIPLVIVKFVIMFMVAYGMVNSSGYIWSIGDIGVGLMAWINILGILAIFFVAKPALLCLSDYEEQKKKGGKITFDPIKLGIKNATFWEKRLEKQSKDPE from the coding sequence ATGGAAGCTTTTGTAAGCGCTGTTAATGATGTTGTTTGGAGTAATGCCCTTATTTACTTATGCCTTGGCGCGGGCTTGTTTTATTCTGTATTAACTCGATTTGCCCAAGTCAGACATTTTAAAGAAATGTGTAAATTACTTTTTAGTCCTAACACATCTGAAAAAGGTATTTCTTCTTTTCAAGCACTTGCAGTGTCTCTATCGGGGCGAGTCGGTGTTGGTAACATTGCTGGTGTTGCTGCTGCTATCGGTTTTGGTGGCCCAGGGGCTATTTTCTGGATGTGGGTTGTTGCATTTTTAGGTGCAAGTACAGCCTTCGCTGAATCAACGCTTGGTCAAATTTATAAAGAAGAAGAAAACGGTCAATACCGTGGTGGTCCAGCGTATTACTTTGACCGTTGTTTAAAACAAAAATGGTTAGCTATCTTATTTGCTATTTCTGCCGTTGTTGCGTGTGGTGTTTTCCTACCCGGTGTACAAGCAAATGCGGTGGGTAACGCATTTACTCAAGTATTTGGCGACGGTACTATGGTGTCGACCAGCTTTGGCGATGTAGGTAGCTTTAAGCTAGTTGCGCTGGCTATTATTCTTATCGTTTTAGCATTTATCATTTTTGGTGGTATAAAACGTATTGCCAACTTTACTCAAATTGTTGTGCCATTTATGGCTTTGGGCTACATCGTGCTTGCCTTAATCGTAGTTTTTTTACACATCGATAGAGTGCCTGATATTTTTGCTATGATAATAAGCGACGCCTTTACAGCTCAAGCCGGATTTGGAGCTGCAATTGGCTGGGGTGTAAAACGCGGAATATATTCAAATGAAGCGGGTCAAGGTACAGGTCCTCATGCAGCGTCTGCGGCAGAAGTAGACCACCCAGCGCAACAAGGTTTAGTTCAGGCTTTTTCAGTGTACGTAGATACCATCTTCGTATGTACTGCAACCGCACTAATGATTTTGTTAACACAACAATACAACATTGTTGGCGAGCTACCAGCTGGTCAATTTATTGTACAAAATGTTGATGCAGCAACTGAAGTAGGCTCTGCAGCATTTACGCAAATGGCTTTGTTTAGTGTATTTGGCGGTTTTGGTGAGGCATTTGTAGGTATTGCGTTATTCTTCTTTGCGTTCACTACTATTTTAGCTTACTACTTCATTGCAGAAACAAACATTGCTTACTTAAATCGTTACTTTAAAGGAAGTATTCCACTGGTTATTGTGAAGTTTGTGATCATGTTTATGGTGGCGTATGGAATGGTTAATAGCTCTGGGTATATTTGGAGCATTGGTGACATAGGTGTAGGCTTAATGGCGTGGATCAACATCTTAGGCATTTTAGCTATTTTCTTTGTCGCAAAACCGGCACTGTTATGTTTAAGCGATTACGAAGAGCAAAAGAAAAAAGGCGGTAAAATTACCTTTGACCCAATTAAGTTAGGTATAAAAAACGCTACTTTCTGGGAAAAACGCCTTGAAAAACAATCTAAAGATCCTGAGTAA
- a CDS encoding M14 family metallopeptidase, with translation MKISSNFDSGNIKVIDVTDPLNIQLEINNDHNSEFYQWFHFRLETTPYQLHKLNINQLEKSAYPDGWEGYQAVASYDRQTWFRVPSNYENGTLSFEIEPECGSVYFAYFAPYSYDRHLDLLSWAQTQGACQLQTLGETLDGRDMSVLKIGEPSEDKKVIWVTARQHPGETMAEWFVEGLLHKLLDDEDPHAAALLSKAVFYIVPNMNPDGSVRGHLRTNAKGVNLNREWQTPSMENSPEVYLVLNKMRETGLDMHLDIHGDEAIPYNFVAGSEGIPSYDERLKNLEDSFKAALLTITPEFQDEHGYPKDEPGQALLTVASSATAEEFKALTYTIEMPFKDNNDLPDPDYGWSDRRSYQFGQDTLAAIVNVVDTLR, from the coding sequence ATGAAAATCAGTAGTAATTTCGACAGTGGTAATATCAAGGTAATTGATGTAACCGATCCGCTTAATATTCAATTAGAGATTAATAACGACCACAACTCTGAATTTTATCAGTGGTTTCACTTTCGATTAGAAACAACGCCTTACCAATTACATAAGCTTAATATTAATCAGCTTGAAAAATCAGCATACCCAGATGGGTGGGAAGGCTATCAAGCAGTCGCATCTTACGATCGCCAAACATGGTTTCGTGTTCCATCAAACTATGAAAATGGCACGCTAAGTTTTGAAATAGAGCCAGAGTGCGGCAGTGTTTATTTTGCTTACTTCGCACCATATAGCTATGACCGCCATTTAGATTTATTGTCGTGGGCGCAAACGCAAGGTGCTTGCCAACTTCAAACATTGGGTGAAACACTTGATGGGCGCGATATGAGCGTATTAAAAATTGGCGAGCCAAGCGAAGATAAAAAAGTAATTTGGGTAACAGCACGCCAGCATCCAGGTGAAACTATGGCAGAGTGGTTTGTAGAGGGATTACTCCATAAGTTACTTGATGATGAAGACCCACATGCTGCCGCATTGTTATCAAAGGCTGTATTTTACATCGTGCCAAATATGAACCCAGACGGCAGTGTACGTGGTCATTTACGTACTAATGCTAAAGGTGTTAACTTAAATCGCGAATGGCAAACACCTAGTATGGAAAATAGCCCTGAAGTGTATTTAGTCCTAAATAAAATGCGCGAAACAGGCTTAGATATGCACCTTGATATTCACGGTGATGAAGCCATTCCTTATAACTTTGTTGCTGGTAGCGAAGGTATTCCAAGTTACGATGAGCGACTTAAAAATTTAGAAGACAGCTTTAAAGCGGCGTTATTAACAATAACACCAGAGTTTCAAGACGAACACGGTTACCCGAAAGATGAGCCAGGCCAAGCTCTATTAACCGTTGCATCGTCGGCAACGGCTGAAGAGTTTAAAGCGCTTACATATACGATTGAAATGCCATTTAAAGACAATAACGATTTACCAGATCCTGATTACGGCTGGTCAGATCGTCGCTCGTACCAGTTTGGTCAAGACACGTTAGCAGCCATTGTTAATGTGGTAGATACGCTAAGATAG